The Stigmatella aurantiaca DW4/3-1 genome contains the following window.
GGTCCGGCCTGCGTGTCAGTCCCCTGTGCCTCGGCGCCATGACCTTTGGCGAGGACTACGGCTGGGGCTCCAGCGTCGAAGACGCACAGTCCATCATGGACCGCTACCTCGCGCTGGGCGGCAACTTCATCGACACCGCCAATGTCTATACCCGCGGCCACGCGGAGAAGATCATCGGCGACCACATTGGCCGCCACCCCGCCAAGCGCGACCGTGCCGTCATCGCCACCAAGTTCCTCGGCAATCTCTTCCCGGGTGACCCCAATGGAGGGGGCGCCGGCGCCAAGTCGCTCATTGCCGCTACCCATGAGTCCCTGCGCCGCCTGCAGACGGACTACATCGATCTGCTGTGGATGCACATCTGGGACCGCAACACGCCCATCGAGGAGACGATGCGGGCCCTGGATGACCTCGTTCGCGCTGGCAAGGTGCGTTACATTGGCTTCTCCGACACGCCCGCGTGGAAGACCGCCCAAGCCCAGGTCACCGCGCACTTTCGCGGCTGGGCGCCGCTCGTGGCGCTGCAGATTGAATACTCGTTGCTGGAGCGCACCGTGGAGGGCGAAATCCTCCCCATGGCCCAGGAGCTGGGGTTGGGGATCACCCCCTGGTCTCCGCTCAAGAGTGGCGTGCTCAGCGGCAAATACACCCGTGAGAACGCCGGCAAGGTGAAGGCCAACCGCGGCTCGTGGGTGGATTCCAACCTCAACGAGCGCACCTACTCCATCATCGATGTGTTGCAGCGCGTGGCCCGGGAACACAACGTCACGCCGGCGCACGTGGCGCTCGCCTGGGTACAGAACCGTCCCGGTGTCACCTCCACCATCATCGGCGCGCGCACGCTGGAGCAGCTCGATGCCAACTTGGGGGCGCTGGATGTGAAGCTTGCCCCCGCCGAGGTGGCCGCGCTCGACGAGGTCTCCAAGCCTTCGCTCAACTTCCCCGCCGGCCTCTTGCTGAACGCGCCCACCTTCATGCATGGCGGCATCACCGTGAACGGCGTTTTCGGACCCCCGTCGCCCCTGACGCCCAAGCCAGACTCGCCACGGTACTAGCGGGCCCAGGCAACGGCTGGGGGCAGGGCGCCCCCGCCGTGCCGCGTGACTACCGCGCGCCTTCCGTCGCCTTCTGGATGGCGAGGCGGAATGCTTCGGGGGGCTGGCCGCCCGAGAGGGTGAACCGGTTGTTGAAGACAAAGCGCGGGACGCCCCGGACCCCCATCGCCAGGGCCTTTTCGGCCTCCTTGTGCGTGATGGCGAGCTCGGTTGGATCCTGGACCAGGCGAAGGGTCTCCTTGGCTTCGAACCCGTACGGGGCGGCGATCTCGGCGAGCACCTCGGGATTGGCCACGTTCTTCGCGTCGATGAAGTAGGCGGTGAAGAGCGCGTCGGTGAGCTTCAGTTGGGTGCCCTTCGCGTGCGCGTGACGGATGAGCGTGTGGGCCGCCGTGGTCTGGTACGCCATGGTTTGCTTCGACAGATCGAGCGGGATTCCGCTGCCCCGGGCCTCTGCTTCGAGCGGTGCGAAGAGTTCCTTGATCCGCTCTCCGTACTTCTTGCGGTAGTACTCACGCAGATCGAGCCCTTCTGGCGGTGTCGTGGGCCGCAAGAAGAACGCATGGTGATTGACGGTGACGTCGATGGGCTCCGGGAGCGATTCGAGGACGTTCTTGAGCCGCCGCGTGCTGATGAAGCAAAACGGGCAGACGATGTCGGAGTGCACGTCGATGGTCAGCGTTTTCATGGTGATTTGTTTCCCTGGGGAGTCGAGGTGCCGTCAGGTGTTGCCAGGGGCGCGATGACGCAGAAATCATCCCCGATGCACAACGGGCCCTCGTCACCGAGTTGCTCAAGTTCCGGCGGTGGCGCGACGGAGGCTTCCGTGGCGTCCCCGTGCCGGTTCACTCCTTCTTTCACATTCCCGGGTGCCATTTGGACCCCCTCTCCCCATTCTGGCGTCAAGGAGACGATACTATGCTGACGTTCGGATTTCTGGAAATGGCCATTTTGCGGACTGAGGGGGATTTCAGTCCGCTGCGATGAATGCTTGTTCCATGCGCGCGGTGGCGCTGCTCATCTCACCATCCAGCAGAACTCGGCGTAGCCCATGCTGCACGTCTCATCCATGAGGGCAGGGTCGAAGGCGAAGCCAATGGGCTCCGGCACCATGACGGACTGCTCGATGCACAGGCCATAGACGCCGCAGACGGTGCCGCTCGGGCAGCCCGGGACCGCGGCCAGCGGGTCGCACACGGCCAGGCACTGCCGCGCTTCCGTGAAGGTGTCCGAGCACGCGTAGCCTGGCGCGCAGTCCGTCGTGGCCCACTGGCCAAGCAGGTCTGGCCCGGCACGTTCGCGGTTGGCGAGCCCTGGCGGGGATCGCATCCCCCCGGCCGTGCCGTGCTCCAGGTCGCAAAGCGGATCCACTTGCACTCCCCGCCGTGCACCACCGCGCTGCCCTTGTCCGGTGCGCTGAGCGGCGGTGCGGCCACCGACTCGCGCAGCGTCACGTTGAAGATGTCGCCCGCCGTCTGCCGCGGCGACACCTTGAGCGCCAGGAGCAGTGAGCCCGAGTCCGCGACGAACAGTTTCTGGCCTGCCGTGCCCGCGTCCTGGTCGCCAGATTGCAGCCCCCCGTGGCCAGGTCGTGCAGGCCCGTGGCCGTGTTCACGTCCAGCCGGATGTTCGCGGTGTCCGCCAACGCCGGATCGCCGAACGCGCCAAAGGTCCCCTGATAGGCCGGTTGGCCTCCGTACTTCACGGGTGGATGTGAGTCTCGGCTGTGTGGGGACAGCCAATCCGGGAAACCGGACGTGATTTTGATTGCGCGAAAAGGCCTGAGCCGCTCAATCCAATCCGTCTTCATGCCCTCATGGGGTTGAGCGCAAATCTCCATGGGGAATTCTCAAGGGATGAGCCTCGCGGTCTTGAAGAGACATCCTGCTGGCATGGGGCAAGGGACGCTTTCGTGAAACACTTGTACGAAAGATTGAAGACAATGCATACATCTGAACGGTTTCGCCTGGGGTGATGGAGTGTTTACCTTGGTGCAATGATCAGAGGACGCGAGGTCAGGCCCATTGAAATGTTTGCCAAGATCCTCTATCCCGCGCCTCGCGGAATCGCTCCACCTGGGCGTTCCAGCGGACGCCCGCTCGAAAGGACTCGCTCTCCATGAAGCGTTTGTTGACCGTTGCCCTTCTTTGCGCCTCTGCCAGTGCATTCGCCCAAGACAAGACCGCGCCCAAGCCCACGGCGAAGACCGAGACGAAAACCGAGACGAAGAGCACGCCCTCGGAGTCTACGAACTTGAAGGTCGAGGAGCCGGATCAGAAGGACCCGAAGAACAAGGAGGTCGACACG
Protein-coding sequences here:
- a CDS encoding aldo/keto reductase produces the protein MPLNHYITLGRSGLRVSPLCLGAMTFGEDYGWGSSVEDAQSIMDRYLALGGNFIDTANVYTRGHAEKIIGDHIGRHPAKRDRAVIATKFLGNLFPGDPNGGGAGAKSLIAATHESLRRLQTDYIDLLWMHIWDRNTPIEETMRALDDLVRAGKVRYIGFSDTPAWKTAQAQVTAHFRGWAPLVALQIEYSLLERTVEGEILPMAQELGLGITPWSPLKSGVLSGKYTRENAGKVKANRGSWVDSNLNERTYSIIDVLQRVAREHNVTPAHVALAWVQNRPGVTSTIIGARTLEQLDANLGALDVKLAPAEVAALDEVSKPSLNFPAGLLLNAPTFMHGGITVNGVFGPPSPLTPKPDSPRY
- a CDS encoding DsbA family oxidoreductase, whose product is MKTLTIDVHSDIVCPFCFISTRRLKNVLESLPEPIDVTVNHHAFFLRPTTPPEGLDLREYYRKKYGERIKELFAPLEAEARGSGIPLDLSKQTMAYQTTAAHTLIRHAHAKGTQLKLTDALFTAYFIDAKNVANPEVLAEIAAPYGFEAKETLRLVQDPTELAITHKEAEKALAMGVRGVPRFVFNNRFTLSGGQPPEAFRLAIQKATEGAR